Proteins encoded by one window of Nitrososphaerales archaeon:
- a CDS encoding pyridoxamine 5'-phosphate oxidase family protein: MVKFTSNELAFINKYEVCRIATVGNGKPHITPVCYMFIDGKFYIATDYDTRKYRNLMKNKNISLLIDVYQPNKAVLVEGIAEIIEEGKEFREVYERFYKKFAWVRQAPWREKEAPFIGIKPIRKISWGL, encoded by the coding sequence ATGGTAAAGTTCACCAGTAATGAACTCGCCTTCATAAATAAATACGAGGTATGTCGCATAGCTACAGTTGGCAATGGCAAGCCTCACATTACGCCCGTATGCTACATGTTTATAGATGGAAAGTTCTACATTGCCACTGATTATGATACCAGAAAGTATAGGAATCTTATGAAAAACAAAAACATCTCTCTTTTAATTGATGTTTACCAACCAAATAAAGCTGTTCTTGTTGAAGGCATAGCAGAGATAATTGAGGAAGGAAAGGAGTTCAGAGAAGTTTATGAGAGGTTCTACAAGAAATTTGCATGGGTTAGGCAGGCACCGTGGAGGGAGAAAGAAGCACCATTTATAGGCATAAAACCAATAAGAAAGATCAGTTGGGGGTTGTAA
- a CDS encoding cyclophilin-like fold protein, which translates to MTIHEIIIDFVELKERVSVQLNEESSPVTVRAILEKLPLEVIMNRWGDELYTEPMPVKVGEENAKSRVNVMDVAYWPEGSALCLFFGPTPISKGNEIRPYSPVNVIGKIVSKDNMARRVSNSTKAIIRK; encoded by the coding sequence ATGACCATACACGAGATCATAATTGATTTTGTCGAATTGAAAGAACGGGTAAGTGTGCAATTGAATGAAGAAAGTTCACCTGTCACTGTGCGAGCGATTCTTGAGAAGTTACCTTTGGAAGTCATCATGAACAGGTGGGGTGATGAATTGTATACCGAACCGATGCCAGTGAAAGTTGGGGAGGAAAACGCTAAATCGAGGGTAAACGTAATGGATGTCGCTTACTGGCCAGAGGGAAGTGCCCTTTGCCTCTTCTTCGGACCAACGCCAATAAGTAAGGGCAACGAAATAAGACCATACTCTCCAGTCAATGTAATTGGCAAGATCGTGAGCAAGGATAACATGGCAAGAAGGGTAAGTAATAGCACTAAAGCGATCATCAGAAAGTAA